In the Prochlorococcus sp. MIT 1307 genome, one interval contains:
- the psbB gene encoding photosystem II chlorophyll-binding protein CP47, whose protein sequence is MGLPWYRVHSVVLNDPGRLLAVHLMHTALLAGWAGSMLLYELAIFDPSDPILNPMWRQGMYVMPMTARLGVTSSWNGWDITGGVGSFDFDALGFWGKALPYATFEGVAVAHIFLSGLLILAAIWHWTYWDLELWEDSRTGDSALDLPRIFGIHLTLAGTICFWFGLGHCSQFVGLWVSDPYGLTGHVEKIDPVWGAAGFNPFNPGGIVANHIGAGLLGVIGGHWHIFNRPGERLYRALKIGNLEGALSSACAATHFVSIIVAYTMWYGTASTPVELYGPTRYQWDSNYFKTEINRRVEASMADGASKAEAYAAIPEKLAFYDYVGNSPAKGGLFRPGAMVNGDGVPTGWQGHIGFSDKNGNDLEVRRIPNFFENFPVVLEDKDGVVRADIPFRRAEAKYSIEQTGVTATIYGGELNGQTFNDPVVVKRLARKAQLGESFKFDRDRYKSDGVFRSGPRTWFAWSHLCFGLLYLFGHWWHAARSLYGDVFAGVDPDMGDQVEFGLFKKLGDESTRRVPGRA, encoded by the coding sequence ATGGGATTGCCCTGGTATCGGGTGCACAGCGTCGTTCTTAACGACCCAGGCCGACTTCTGGCCGTGCACCTCATGCATACAGCTTTGTTAGCCGGCTGGGCCGGCTCCATGCTCCTATATGAGCTGGCCATCTTTGATCCATCTGACCCAATCCTGAACCCAATGTGGCGCCAGGGTATGTATGTCATGCCTATGACAGCACGTCTAGGTGTAACAAGCAGCTGGAACGGCTGGGATATAACCGGCGGGGTTGGTTCATTTGATTTTGATGCATTGGGTTTCTGGGGCAAAGCTCTTCCTTATGCAACCTTCGAAGGTGTTGCCGTAGCCCATATTTTCTTAAGTGGTCTACTGATTTTGGCTGCCATCTGGCACTGGACCTACTGGGATCTTGAACTCTGGGAAGATTCCCGCACCGGTGACTCAGCATTAGACCTCCCAAGAATCTTCGGGATTCATCTAACTCTTGCAGGAACTATATGTTTCTGGTTTGGTTTAGGCCATTGTTCCCAATTTGTAGGTCTATGGGTATCTGATCCATATGGACTTACAGGTCACGTTGAAAAAATTGATCCAGTTTGGGGTGCCGCAGGATTCAACCCATTCAACCCAGGCGGAATCGTTGCCAACCATATAGGCGCTGGACTTCTTGGAGTAATTGGTGGCCACTGGCACATTTTTAACCGACCTGGAGAAAGGCTTTATAGAGCATTAAAGATCGGTAACTTAGAAGGTGCTCTTTCCAGTGCCTGTGCGGCTACTCACTTTGTATCGATAATAGTTGCCTACACAATGTGGTATGGCACTGCCAGCACTCCTGTTGAGCTATATGGCCCAACCCGTTATCAATGGGATAGCAACTATTTCAAGACTGAAATCAACCGTCGTGTAGAAGCCTCTATGGCTGATGGAGCAAGTAAGGCGGAAGCCTATGCGGCCATCCCCGAGAAACTTGCTTTCTATGACTATGTTGGCAACAGTCCAGCGAAAGGTGGTTTATTCCGACCAGGAGCAATGGTCAATGGAGATGGTGTTCCAACAGGCTGGCAAGGTCATATCGGCTTCAGTGACAAGAATGGCAACGATCTTGAAGTTCGTAGAATTCCAAATTTCTTTGAGAACTTCCCTGTAGTTCTAGAAGATAAAGATGGAGTAGTACGTGCAGACATCCCATTCCGTCGTGCCGAGGCAAAGTATTCCATAGAGCAGACCGGAGTTACTGCAACCATTTATGGTGGAGAGCTCAATGGACAGACCTTCAACGATCCTGTGGTCGTTAAGCGTCTTGCAAGGAAAGCTCAGCTTGGAGAATCCTTTAAGTTTGATAGGGATCGCTACAAGTCAGACGGTGTTTTCCGCAGTGGTCCCCGAACCTGGTTTGCTTGGTCTCACCTTTGTTTTGGCTTGCTTTACCTGTTTGGCCATTGGTGGCATGCTGCAAGGTCTCTCTACGGAGATGTCTTTGCTGGTGTCGATCCAGACATGGGCGATCAAGTGGAATTCGGTCTATTCAAAAAGCTTGGAGACGAATCCACACGTCGTGTTCCTGGTCGTGCCTAA
- a CDS encoding photosystem II reaction center protein T produces the protein MEAFTYTLVTALALVTLFFCVAFRDPPKYKNDR, from the coding sequence ATGGAAGCATTCACCTACACCCTTGTAACAGCCTTAGCGCTTGTCACACTCTTTTTCTGCGTCGCCTTCCGCGATCCGCCGAAATACAAAAACGATCGTTAA
- the nrdR gene encoding transcriptional regulator NrdR yields MQCPSCQNTDSRVLESRSADSGRSVRRRRECLNCDFRFTTYERVETVPMTVLKRNGNREIFNRNKLLNGLTRACEKTSVQSNKVEVIVNELELQLQQRNIREIDSSEIGEMVLDHLKGISEVAYVRFASVYRQFHGINDFVETLETFNSKKGQLATVA; encoded by the coding sequence ATGCAATGCCCCTCATGCCAAAACACAGATAGCAGAGTTCTCGAATCTCGTTCGGCAGATTCAGGGAGAAGTGTTAGAAGGCGTCGAGAATGCCTAAATTGTGATTTCCGCTTCACTACCTACGAAAGGGTAGAGACGGTGCCAATGACTGTTTTGAAACGAAATGGCAACCGAGAAATATTTAATCGCAACAAACTACTTAATGGTCTCACTAGAGCTTGTGAAAAAACTTCTGTTCAAAGTAATAAAGTCGAAGTAATTGTTAATGAGCTAGAGCTACAACTGCAACAACGAAATATTCGAGAAATTGATAGTTCTGAGATTGGGGAAATGGTACTAGATCATTTAAAGGGTATTAGCGAAGTTGCATATGTACGTTTCGCATCGGTTTATAGACAATTCCATGGAATTAATGATTTTGTCGAAACATTAGAGACATTTAATTCCAAAAAAGGACAATTAGCCACAGTTGCATAA
- a CDS encoding 30S ribosomal protein S1: MPVNPTEPIQASDSETSNEQDPNAIAIAETSDDASAETSEEDLIIPTDIPTADDPSSRVNKKDLEGAGFTLDEFASLLSKYDYNFKPGDIVNGTVFALESKGAMIDIGAKTAAFMPMQEVSINRVEGLSDVLQPSEIRQFFIMSEENEDGQLSLSIRRIEYQRAWERVRQLQKEDATIYSEVFATNRGGALVRVEGLRGFIPGSHISTRKAKEELVADFLPLKFLEVDEERNRLVLSHRRALVERKMNRLEVGEVVIGTVRGIKPYGAFIDIGGVSGLLHISEISHEHIETPHSVLNVNDQMKVMIIDLDAERGRISLSTKALEPEPGDMLTDPQKVFDKAEEMAARYKQMLLEQAEEGEDPIAVMSV; the protein is encoded by the coding sequence ATGCCTGTTAACCCCACAGAGCCTATTCAGGCATCAGATTCAGAAACAAGTAACGAGCAAGATCCAAATGCTATTGCAATTGCAGAGACTTCTGATGATGCAAGTGCAGAAACCTCTGAAGAAGATCTAATCATCCCAACTGATATTCCCACTGCAGATGACCCAAGTAGCAGGGTCAACAAGAAAGATTTAGAGGGTGCTGGATTCACACTCGATGAGTTTGCTTCCCTTTTAAGCAAATACGACTACAACTTCAAACCAGGAGATATTGTCAACGGCACAGTTTTTGCCCTGGAATCGAAAGGAGCAATGATTGATATAGGTGCTAAAACAGCCGCTTTTATGCCTATGCAAGAAGTCTCAATAAATCGAGTAGAAGGATTAAGCGACGTACTGCAACCATCAGAGATCCGACAATTCTTCATCATGAGTGAGGAGAATGAAGATGGCCAACTATCACTCTCCATCCGCCGCATTGAATATCAACGAGCCTGGGAACGGGTCAGACAGTTACAAAAAGAAGATGCCACCATTTATTCAGAAGTATTTGCGACAAACAGAGGCGGAGCACTTGTACGTGTAGAAGGTCTTAGAGGGTTTATTCCTGGTTCTCATATCAGTACTCGGAAGGCCAAAGAAGAACTTGTCGCAGACTTTTTACCTCTCAAATTCCTAGAAGTTGATGAAGAGCGCAACCGTCTGGTTCTAAGTCATAGGAGAGCGTTAGTTGAAAGAAAAATGAATCGCCTTGAAGTAGGTGAAGTTGTCATAGGAACAGTACGCGGGATTAAACCTTATGGGGCTTTCATCGATATAGGAGGAGTTAGTGGCCTACTGCACATCTCAGAAATTAGCCACGAGCACATTGAGACTCCTCACTCAGTTCTCAATGTCAATGATCAAATGAAGGTAATGATCATCGATCTTGATGCTGAACGAGGTCGAATTTCCTTATCAACAAAAGCTCTAGAGCCCGAGCCTGGTGACATGCTCACAGACCCACAAAAAGTGTTTGACAAAGCGGAAGAGATGGCAGCTCGTTATAAGCAAATGCTTCTTGAGCAAGCAGAAGAAGGAGAAGACCCAATAGCAGTTATGTCAGTTTGA
- a CDS encoding HAD-IA family hydrolase, producing the protein MPTILLRGEPIGTIKGVLFDKDGTLSNSEEHLLKLAELRVQTASQLLKEKGASSKAIKNLQELLPKAYGLNEQGISPNGTTAIASRAHNLLSTATVLCLIGETWPKALELSNKVFRLVDLLDEKISNKSIPRTLLPGVRITLQNLREANITCALISNDSGSGIQSFLSKHNLKSLFNNFWSADHSPAKPHPAAVIGLCNKLNLHPSECALIGDADSDLLMARQSGVGITLGYTGGWSQKPHLTKHEYLINKWNELTIKQSKH; encoded by the coding sequence ATGCCAACGATTTTGCTGAGGGGAGAACCTATCGGCACTATAAAAGGGGTGCTTTTCGATAAAGATGGCACCCTTTCCAACAGCGAAGAACACCTTCTTAAACTGGCAGAGCTAAGGGTCCAGACAGCTTCTCAATTACTCAAAGAAAAAGGTGCAAGCTCCAAAGCAATTAAAAACTTGCAAGAATTACTTCCTAAAGCCTATGGACTTAACGAACAAGGAATAAGTCCAAATGGAACTACTGCAATTGCTTCAAGAGCACACAACTTGCTCTCAACAGCAACTGTACTTTGCCTTATAGGGGAAACCTGGCCAAAAGCATTAGAATTATCAAATAAGGTCTTTAGATTAGTAGACCTTCTCGACGAGAAAATCAGCAACAAGTCAATACCCAGAACACTTTTACCAGGAGTTCGGATTACATTACAAAACCTACGAGAAGCAAATATAACTTGCGCATTAATAAGTAACGACAGTGGCTCAGGAATTCAAAGTTTTTTATCCAAACACAATCTTAAAAGCTTATTTAATAATTTTTGGAGTGCTGACCACTCCCCAGCTAAGCCACATCCAGCTGCAGTAATAGGACTATGCAACAAGCTCAACCTCCATCCATCTGAATGTGCACTTATTGGGGATGCAGATTCAGACCTGCTTATGGCCCGTCAATCAGGTGTAGGCATTACTCTTGGATATACAGGTGGTTGGAGCCAGAAACCACATCTGACGAAGCACGAATACTTAATCAATAAATGGAATGAGCTAACTATTAAACAAAGCAAACACTAA
- the metK gene encoding methionine adenosyltransferase, giving the protein MSTYVFTSESVTEGHPDKICDQVSDAVLDALLAEDPESRVACETVVNTGLCLITGEISSKAKVDFIQLVRDVIREIGYDGARAGGFDAKSCAVLVALDQQSPDIAKGVDEADDHSGDPLDKVGAGDQGIMFGYACDETPELMPLPISLAHRLSRKLAQVRHQGLLKYLLPDGKTQVSVLYKGGQPVAIDTILISTQHTSNIEGIEVEEAIKDRITKDLWEHVVEPATADLHLKPQRHTTRFLVNPTGKFVVGGPQGDAGLTGRKIIVDTYGGYARHGGGAFSGKDPTKVDRSAAYAARYVAKCLVAAKLAKKAEVQLSYAIGVAKPVSILVETFGTGIIADSELTEIVKKHFDLRPGAIIKQFQLRTLPQRRNGRFYRDTAAYGHFGRTDLNLPWEDVEQKAKELQK; this is encoded by the coding sequence ATGAGTACTTACGTCTTTACTTCCGAATCAGTAACAGAAGGGCACCCTGACAAGATTTGCGATCAAGTTAGTGATGCAGTGCTAGATGCTCTCTTGGCAGAGGATCCAGAAAGCAGGGTGGCCTGTGAAACAGTTGTAAATACAGGCTTATGCTTAATTACAGGCGAAATAAGTTCGAAAGCCAAAGTTGATTTCATTCAACTTGTAAGAGATGTAATACGAGAAATTGGCTATGACGGTGCTCGAGCAGGAGGCTTTGATGCCAAAAGCTGTGCGGTTTTAGTTGCTCTTGATCAGCAATCACCGGATATCGCTAAAGGAGTAGATGAAGCTGATGATCATTCAGGTGATCCTCTTGACAAGGTAGGGGCTGGCGATCAGGGGATCATGTTTGGCTATGCCTGTGATGAGACGCCAGAATTAATGCCTTTACCTATAAGCCTGGCGCACCGCCTATCAAGAAAACTTGCTCAAGTGCGTCATCAAGGCTTGCTGAAATACCTACTTCCTGATGGAAAAACCCAAGTTAGTGTTCTCTACAAAGGAGGCCAGCCAGTGGCAATAGATACAATATTAATTTCAACTCAACACACCTCAAATATTGAAGGCATTGAAGTCGAAGAAGCCATAAAAGATCGCATTACAAAAGATCTCTGGGAGCATGTTGTAGAACCTGCAACTGCTGATCTTCATTTGAAACCACAAAGGCACACCACACGATTTCTAGTAAATCCCACTGGGAAATTTGTAGTAGGAGGACCTCAAGGGGATGCAGGCCTAACTGGCAGAAAAATTATCGTTGATACTTATGGAGGCTACGCACGGCATGGAGGGGGAGCGTTTTCAGGAAAAGATCCAACAAAAGTGGATCGATCAGCTGCCTATGCAGCTAGATATGTAGCGAAATGCCTTGTAGCAGCAAAACTTGCTAAAAAAGCAGAAGTCCAACTTAGTTATGCCATAGGGGTAGCAAAACCAGTTTCAATCCTGGTGGAAACTTTTGGAACTGGCATCATTGCTGACAGTGAACTAACAGAGATAGTGAAAAAGCACTTTGATCTTCGCCCCGGAGCCATTATCAAGCAATTTCAATTAAGGACATTGCCACAGAGAAGAAATGGTCGCTTTTATAGAGATACTGCTGCATACGGACACTTTGGTCGAACAGACCTAAATCTTCCCTGGGAAGATGTTGAGCAGAAAGCAAAAGAGCTTCAAAAATAA